Proteins co-encoded in one Lasioglossum baleicum chromosome 3, iyLasBale1, whole genome shotgun sequence genomic window:
- the E(r) gene encoding enhancer of rudimentary, translated as MSHTILLVQPGNRPETRTYSDYESVNECMEGVCKIYEEHLKKRNPNTPTITYDISQLFDFIDQLTDLSCLVYQKSTNTYAPYNKDWIKEKIYVLLRRAAGHSE; from the exons ATG TCTCATACCATATTGCTTGTTCAACCAGGCAATAGACCTGAAACAAGAACATATTCTGACTACGAAAGTGTTAACGAATGCATGGAAg GGGTATGCAAGATTTATGAGGAGCATTTAAAGAAGCGAAACCCAAATACTCCAACTATAACATATGATATCAGTCAGCTGTTTGATTTTATCGATCAACTCACAGATTTATCATGTCTTGTTTATCAAAAATCGACAAATACATATGCTCCATACAATAAAGATTGGATTAAAGAAAAGATATATGTTTTACTACGTCGGGCTGCTGGACATAGCGAGTAA
- the LOC143207006 gene encoding phospholipase DDHD1, with the protein MSNIRNEVDPFSETPLELPQFEDSAEVTAEITAEITAEVTEEQNSMVETEDIANDLTYAESLTPMQVRWFYRDGVDKRWVEFCGYDSLRIENAWRNYQDLVGTNIDTLNNLPHIEKIVVKGGMYDVEIDKMKCVSIYCSGEEWEIMRGTWYYDGTWIPLESEQSKIIEEVHLNLFQKPLPSQSTSASDMPHPYKILHTEHFPEFHVDWHSINDVILHSEYRHSKLMRSVTSKLGFAKTTGYQLRRGYKVAAVMEDKPNDIDHIVFVVHGIGQKRDTGKIIRNTTSFRDCVDWLKQKYFPNSNYRVEFFPVEWRSSLKLDGDIVEAITPYSVLSIRHLLNSSAMDILYYTSPLYGGEVRAGLQKELNRLYFMFASRHPGWKGKVSILAHSLGCVIVYDIVTGWMGPDTRPPSPETQEVLLQRLQFSIENLFCLGSPLSVFLALRTRSPSNRTDVMPQGLCKRFYNIFHWSDPVAYRMEPLLERGYSKIEPVLIPSYGGVEGQQMEPPTISAAEQAFSPTDTETDDRDENPDMPNRASDKGWSLWGLVRAGWNAKEDASTPIQPGQELSQRLDYVLRASLGRNYLYTVAAHTTYWSNYDVAYFVLTRLFPTLES; encoded by the exons ATTCCGCAGAAGTTACCGCAGAAATTACCGCAGAAATTACCGCAGAAGTTACAGAAGAACAAAATTCGATGGTCGAAACAGAAGATATAGCGAACGATTTAACGTACGCAGAATCATTGACACCGATGCAAGTACGCTGGTTTTACAGAGACGGTGTAGACAAAAGATGGGTAGAATTTTGTGGATACGACAGTTTAAGAATCGAAAATGCCTGGCGAAATTATCAAGATTTAGTTGGTACAAATATTGATACATTGAATAATTTGCCTCATATAGAAAAGATTGTGGTGAAAGGGGGAATGTACGATGTAGAAATAGACAAAATGAAATGTGTTTCTATATATTGTTCAG gaGAAGAATGGGAAATTATGAGAGGTACTTGGTATTACGATGGTACTTGGATACCTTTAGAATCGGAACAATCTAAAATCATAGAAGAAGTTCATCTAAATCTTTTTCAAAAACCACTTCCGAGTCAATCTACTTCAGCATCCGACATGCCTCATCCTTACAAAA TACTACATACGGAACATTTTCCAGAATTTCATGTTGATTGGCATAGCataaacgatgttatactacaCAGCGAATATAGACATAGTAAGTTAATGCGCAGCGTCACATCGAAGCTGGGATTTGCGAAAA CAACGGGCTATCAATTACGCAGAGGTTACAAAGTTGCTGCAGTAATGGAAGACAAACCTAATGATATCGATCATATAGTGTTTGTAGTTCACGGTATTGGTCAAAAAAGAGATACAGGAAAAATAATTCGTAACACAACATC ATTTAGAGATTGCGTGGATTggttgaaacaaaaatattttcccaACTCCAATTATAGAGTTGAATTTTTCCCTGTTGAATGGCGATCCTCGTTAAAGCTTGACGGAG ATATCGTAGAAGCTATTACACCTTACAGCGTACTAAGTATTCGACATTTGTTAAATTCATCAGCAATGGATATACTCTATTATACTAGTCCTCTTTACGGTGGAGAAGTAAGAGCAGGTTTACAAAAAGAATTGAACAGGTTATACTTTATGTTTGCTAGTCGACATCCAGGTTGGAAAGGCAAAGTTTCAATTTTGGCACATTCTTTAGGATGTGTAATCGTTTATGATATTGTCACAGGTTGGATGGGTCCAGATACGAGACCCCCATCTCCAGAAACACAGGAAGTTCTGTTGCAAAGATtacaattttca ATTgagaatttattttgtttgggtTCACCCTTATCTGTATTCCTTGCATTACGTACTCGTTCTCCGTCCAATAGAACCGACGTGATGCCTCAAGGTTTATGCAAAAGATTTTACAATATATTTCACTGGTCTGATCCTGTAGCTTATAGAATGGAACCACTTTTAGAGAGaggttatagcaaaattgaaccaGTTCTTATTCCATCTTACGGAGGAGTTGAAGGTCAACAGATGGAACCTCCGACGATAAGCGCGGCTGAGCAAGCCTTCTCCCCTACGG ACACAGAAACAGATGACAGAGACGAGAATCCAGATATGCCTAATCGGGCTTCGGATAAAGGTTGGAGTCTTTGGGGTTTAGTACGAGCTGGTTGGAATGCTAAAGAAGATGCATCTACCCCAATTCAACCAGGTCAAG AATTATCACAACGGTTAGATTATGTACTTCGAGCAAGCTTGGGACGAAATTATCTATATACGGTAGCAGCGCATACAACATATTGGAGTAACTACGATGTAGCCTATTTTGTGCTAACAAGACTCTTCCCAACACTAGAATCGTGA